Proteins encoded by one window of Streptacidiphilus sp. PB12-B1b:
- a CDS encoding MFS transporter — protein MISTRPPRRLPQGYRPLFAHRPFRRLLPALAISDLGDGMSMVAVAWLAVQISPPGAHGPLIGAAVAAYILPGTVGALLLGRWLRPLPAQRLIRANAWTRALFLGCVPLAWALGVLHPALYLTLLAGSSLLYAWGGSAKYALAAQALPTEQHLAANALLSTSAWVSTIVGPALAGVLAAAISPAWIIGLDALSFAALALQNVRLGEPDTPVPAGPAPDTRPGEGLRLLRARPELLGLLAVTWLFNLFYGPVEVALPLFVAQDLHAGAGALGLYWAAFGIGAVTGALAVGTLRNLPLWSVLLCIIAGHGLALLPFALHAPAVFSLGGFALAGVIYGPYSALTFNLFQDRTPAALLTTVLAVRASVLLTASPVGAALGGPLTTALGARQVLTGTGIAMIIVAACAAALRIRSTKRHQIRTHALPVSDPRS, from the coding sequence ATGATCTCAACACGCCCGCCCCGTCGGCTGCCCCAAGGGTACCGACCGCTCTTCGCCCACCGCCCGTTCCGGCGCCTGCTACCCGCACTGGCGATATCCGACCTCGGCGACGGGATGAGCATGGTCGCGGTGGCATGGCTGGCGGTACAGATCTCCCCGCCCGGCGCGCACGGCCCGCTGATCGGAGCTGCAGTCGCCGCCTACATCCTGCCGGGCACCGTCGGCGCACTGCTGCTGGGCCGATGGCTGCGCCCCCTTCCCGCGCAGCGGCTGATCCGGGCGAACGCCTGGACGCGCGCTCTCTTCCTCGGCTGCGTCCCCCTCGCGTGGGCGCTCGGCGTACTCCACCCCGCCCTCTACCTCACGCTGCTCGCTGGCTCATCCCTCCTGTACGCCTGGGGCGGCAGCGCCAAGTACGCCCTGGCCGCCCAGGCCCTCCCCACCGAGCAGCACCTGGCGGCCAACGCGCTGCTCAGCACCAGCGCCTGGGTGTCCACGATCGTCGGCCCAGCGCTCGCCGGAGTCCTCGCGGCGGCAATCTCCCCGGCCTGGATCATCGGCCTGGACGCCCTGTCCTTCGCCGCGCTGGCCCTCCAGAACGTGCGCCTGGGCGAGCCGGATACTCCGGTGCCCGCCGGGCCGGCCCCCGACACCCGACCGGGCGAAGGCCTGCGCCTCCTACGCGCCCGGCCCGAACTGCTCGGCCTACTCGCGGTGACCTGGCTGTTCAACCTGTTCTACGGCCCCGTCGAAGTTGCCCTGCCCCTGTTCGTCGCCCAAGACCTCCACGCCGGCGCGGGGGCCCTCGGCCTGTACTGGGCCGCATTCGGCATCGGAGCGGTCACCGGCGCCCTGGCCGTCGGCACCCTGCGAAACCTGCCGCTATGGTCGGTCCTGCTGTGCATCATCGCCGGTCACGGCCTGGCCTTGCTGCCCTTCGCGCTCCACGCACCAGCAGTGTTCTCCCTCGGGGGTTTCGCCCTGGCCGGTGTGATCTACGGCCCCTACAGCGCTCTGACCTTCAATCTGTTCCAGGACCGCACCCCGGCAGCCCTCCTCACCACCGTCCTTGCCGTGCGCGCGTCCGTCCTACTGACAGCGTCACCCGTCGGCGCGGCACTGGGCGGACCCCTCACCACCGCCCTGGGCGCCCGCCAAGTGCTGACCGGCACAGGCATCGCCATGATCATCGTTGCCGCCTGCGCTGCAGCACTACGGATCCGCAGCACGAAACGGCACCAGATCCGCACCCACGCACTTCCAGTTAGCGACCCACGCTCCTAG
- a CDS encoding MerR family transcriptional regulator → MGIGELARQSGMRASALRYYESLGLLPAARREGGRRLWPAATLRRIALIRMSQRAGFTLAEIRRLLDSDTSQGATRQWRALAERKLPELDRVVQQTQQLREAVAACLACGCMNFADCELLAGAPVTDT, encoded by the coding sequence GTGGGCATCGGGGAGCTGGCGCGCCAGTCGGGCATGCGGGCCTCGGCCCTGCGCTACTACGAGAGCCTGGGGCTCCTGCCCGCTGCGCGCCGTGAAGGCGGACGCAGACTGTGGCCTGCCGCCACCCTGCGGCGGATCGCGCTGATCCGGATGTCGCAGCGCGCGGGGTTCACCCTGGCTGAGATCCGCCGACTGCTGGACAGTGACACCAGCCAGGGCGCCACCCGCCAGTGGCGGGCTCTGGCCGAGCGCAAGCTCCCCGAACTCGACCGCGTCGTCCAGCAGACTCAGCAGCTGCGCGAAGCGGTCGCGGCCTGCCTTGCCTGCGGCTGCATGAACTTCGCCGACTGCGAACTCCTGGCCGGCGCCCCCGTCACGGATACCTGA
- a CDS encoding integrase core domain-containing protein, giving the protein MIVSLLYRAARTLLSIPAVLLRRDTAKDAELLVLRHENTVLRRQLKTPVRYEPADRFWFSALSSLIPRHRWANIFPVTPGTLLARHRRLIAKKWDYSTRRRPTGRPPTAAALKRLVLRLANENPQWGHRRIQGELARLGHPIAPSTVWEILTAAGLDPAPRRTGPSWREFLTAQAEGTIAADFFHIDTVLSTRLYAMAFLEHGTRRLHITGITAHPTGDWATQQARNLTADLGSRMDSLRFVLRDRDTKYTESFDAVFHAEDVDILLSAPRAPRMNAHCERVIRTIRREALDHIPIVNQAHARRVLAAYQDHYNRHRPHQARAQRPPDTAAHPTTIDGLNGRRLLRTRRLSGTINEYRYVA; this is encoded by the coding sequence GTGATCGTTTCGCTGCTGTACCGTGCCGCCCGCACCCTGCTGTCCATACCGGCGGTCCTACTGCGCCGGGACACCGCCAAGGACGCCGAACTGCTCGTGCTGCGACACGAGAACACCGTGCTGCGCCGCCAACTCAAGACACCGGTCCGCTACGAACCCGCGGACCGGTTCTGGTTCTCCGCCCTATCGTCGCTCATCCCCCGCCACCGTTGGGCGAACATCTTCCCCGTCACCCCCGGCACCCTCCTGGCCCGGCACCGTAGACTGATCGCGAAAAAGTGGGACTACTCCACCCGCCGCCGTCCCACCGGTCGCCCACCGACGGCCGCCGCGCTCAAACGCCTGGTGCTGCGCCTGGCGAACGAGAACCCGCAATGGGGCCACCGCCGCATCCAGGGCGAACTCGCCCGCCTGGGGCATCCGATCGCACCGTCCACGGTCTGGGAGATCCTCACCGCCGCCGGCCTCGACCCCGCCCCGCGCCGCACCGGACCCAGCTGGCGAGAGTTCCTCACCGCCCAAGCCGAGGGCACCATCGCCGCCGACTTCTTCCACATCGACACCGTCCTCAGCACCCGCCTGTACGCCATGGCGTTCCTCGAACACGGCACCCGCAGACTGCACATCACCGGCATCACCGCCCACCCCACCGGAGATTGGGCCACCCAGCAGGCACGCAACCTCACCGCAGACCTCGGGAGCCGCATGGACTCCCTACGGTTCGTCCTACGCGACCGCGACACCAAGTACACCGAGTCCTTCGACGCCGTCTTCCACGCCGAGGACGTGGACATCCTCCTCAGCGCCCCACGCGCACCCCGCATGAACGCCCACTGCGAACGGGTCATCAGAACCATCCGACGCGAAGCCCTCGACCACATCCCGATCGTCAACCAAGCCCACGCCCGCCGAGTCCTCGCCGCATACCAAGACCACTACAACCGGCACCGGCCACACCAAGCCCGAGCACAGCGCCCGCCCGACACCGCCGCACACCCCACCACCATCGACGGCCTCAACGGCCGCAGACTCCTACGCACCCGCCGCCTCAGCGGCACCATCAACGAGTACCGATACGTGGCATGA